Proteins encoded in a region of the Xiphophorus couchianus chromosome 11, X_couchianus-1.0, whole genome shotgun sequence genome:
- the LOC114153779 gene encoding uncharacterized protein LOC114153779 isoform X5, with protein MEGGTEPAEEEKEKDPNHIPVEHQEFPIMHWEELSQRIAELEKQEQERREKRRTGLRTENVWEEEEEDVRSGRVAVSTSRLNHRNLQLCFINNSDSEDDDEEEGAERKVPMGAGHNGCHGSGLKQEVAAALRALRDDLLAEQRQQEVSVCVCQSQASCSGVAQRKHLEHRELQDLSETQLIGLRGALQQEVHGENPVRAGGEPGQDQR; from the exons atggagggaggaacagaaccagcagaggaggagaaggagaaggatcCTAATCACATCCCAGTGGAACACCAGGAGTTTCCCATCATGCACTGGGAGGAGCTGAGCCAGCGGATCGCTGAGCTGGAGAAGCAGGAGCAGGAGAGGAGGGAGAAG AGGAGGACGGGTCTGAGGACGGAGAACGtctgggaggaagaggaggaagacgtCAGGAGTGGACGAGTCGCCGTCTCCACGTCAcg GCTGAACCACCGGAACCTGCAACTCTGCTTCATTAACAACAGCGACAGcgaggatgatgatgaggaggaaggagctgagaggaag GTTCCCATGGGAGCAGGACacaatggttgccatggcagcgggttgaaacaggaagtggcagcAGCTCTGAGAGCGCTGAGAGACGATCTGCTGGCtgagcagaggcagcaggag gtgtctgtgtgtgtgtgtcagagccAGGCCAGCTGCAGTGGTGTCGCCCAGCGGAAACATCTGGAGCACAGAGAGCTGCAGGATCTGAGCGAGACGCAGCTGATCGGCCTGCGGGGGGCGCTGCAGCAGGAGGTCCACGGTGAGAACCCGGTCAGAGCTGGAGGAGAACCGGGTCAGGACCAG CGTTGA
- the LOC114153779 gene encoding schwannomin-interacting protein 1 isoform X3: MEGGTEPAEEEKEKDPNHIPVEHQEFPIMHWEELSQRIAELEKQEQERREKRRTGLRTENVWEEEEEDVRSGRVAVSTSRLNHRNLQLCFINNSDSEDDDEEEGAERKVPMGAGHNGCHGSGLKQEVAAALRALRDDLLAEQRQQEVSVCVCQSQASCSGVAQRKHLEHRELQDLSETQLIGLRGALQQEVHALSAELVAQLLVRDQLRTKQDAMLLDVQDLT, translated from the exons atggagggaggaacagaaccagcagaggaggagaaggagaaggatcCTAATCACATCCCAGTGGAACACCAGGAGTTTCCCATCATGCACTGGGAGGAGCTGAGCCAGCGGATCGCTGAGCTGGAGAAGCAGGAGCAGGAGAGGAGGGAGAAG AGGAGGACGGGTCTGAGGACGGAGAACGtctgggaggaagaggaggaagacgtCAGGAGTGGACGAGTCGCCGTCTCCACGTCAcg GCTGAACCACCGGAACCTGCAACTCTGCTTCATTAACAACAGCGACAGcgaggatgatgatgaggaggaaggagctgagaggaag GTTCCCATGGGAGCAGGACacaatggttgccatggcagcgggttgaaacaggaagtggcagcAGCTCTGAGAGCGCTGAGAGACGATCTGCTGGCtgagcagaggcagcaggag gtgtctgtgtgtgtgtgtcagagccAGGCCAGCTGCAGTGGTGTCGCCCAGCGGAAACATCTGGAGCACAGAGAGCTGCAGGATCTGAGCGAGACGCAGCTGATCGGCCTGCGGGGGGCGCTGCAGCAGGAGGTCCACG CGTTGAGCGCAGAGCTGGTGGCCCAACTGCTGGTCCGGGACCAGCTGAGGACCAAGCAGGACGCCATGCTGCTGGACGTCCAGGACCTGACCTGA
- the LOC114153780 gene encoding protein FAM122A, which translates to MERMEVDQCAGAGGGALRRSNSAPMITNVSDGMTVFSPVSSARYRRSSVSINPSQVVPLSPFSLSGDRLDHKRPEENMETMLRGNIHRLSASSLVPAPPGSLWEDHTSTWFPSQDSGVTPNSSPSPTRRFRPAGATRPAGAVRWPLLTPLKRKGGVDSDGPPKKLFVAGVTDPAHRGSSYTVSVSQATVDAPPVGGVGPQPRPLTLSPPPTFSPHQHP; encoded by the exons ATGGAACGGATGGAAGTGGACCAATGCGCAGGCGCAGGAGGCGGGGCACTACGTAGATCAAACAGCGCCCCCATGATTACCAACGTCAG TGACGGGATGACCGTCTTCAGCCCCGTGTCCTCGGCTCGGTACCGGCGCAGCAGCGTGTCCATCAACCCCTCGCAG GTCGTCCCCTTGTCTCCGTTCTCCCTGAGTGGGGACAGACTGGACCACAAGAGGCCG GAGGAGAACATGGAGACCATGCTCCGAGGGAACATCCACAGACTCAG TGCTTCCAGTCTTGTTCCAGCGCCTCCAGGAAGCCTGTGGGAGGACCACACCTCCACG TGGTTTCCGTCTCAGGACAGCGGTGTCACACCCAACTCGTCGCCCAGCCCGACCCGGAGATTCAG ACCCGCCGGCGCCACCAGACCCGCCGGCGCTGTAAGATGGCCGCTGCTGACGCCCCTGAAGAGGAAAG GTGGTGTTGATTCGGACGGGCCACCGAAGAAGCTGTTTGTTGCCGGGGTAACGGACCCTGCCCACCGTGGCAGCAGCTACACCGTCAG CGTCTCCCAGGCAACGGTGGACGCTCCGCCTGTAGGGGGTGTTGGCCCCCAGCCCCGCCCACTGACCCTGTCCCCACCCCCTACCTTCTCCCCTCACCAGCACCCCTAG
- the LOC114153779 gene encoding schwannomin-interacting protein 1 isoform X4: protein MEGGTEPAEEEKEKDPNHIPVEHQEFPIMHWEELSQRIAELEKQEQERREKRRTGLRTENVWEEEEEDVRSGRVAVSTSRLNHRNLQLCFINNSDSEDDDEEEGAERKVPMGAGHNGCHGSGLKQEVAAALRALRDDLLAEQRQQESQASCSGVAQRKHLEHRELQDLSETQLIGLRGALQQEVHALSAELVAQLLVRDQLRTKQDAMLLDVQDLT from the exons atggagggaggaacagaaccagcagaggaggagaaggagaaggatcCTAATCACATCCCAGTGGAACACCAGGAGTTTCCCATCATGCACTGGGAGGAGCTGAGCCAGCGGATCGCTGAGCTGGAGAAGCAGGAGCAGGAGAGGAGGGAGAAG AGGAGGACGGGTCTGAGGACGGAGAACGtctgggaggaagaggaggaagacgtCAGGAGTGGACGAGTCGCCGTCTCCACGTCAcg GCTGAACCACCGGAACCTGCAACTCTGCTTCATTAACAACAGCGACAGcgaggatgatgatgaggaggaaggagctgagaggaag GTTCCCATGGGAGCAGGACacaatggttgccatggcagcgggttgaaacaggaagtggcagcAGCTCTGAGAGCGCTGAGAGACGATCTGCTGGCtgagcagaggcagcaggag agccAGGCCAGCTGCAGTGGTGTCGCCCAGCGGAAACATCTGGAGCACAGAGAGCTGCAGGATCTGAGCGAGACGCAGCTGATCGGCCTGCGGGGGGCGCTGCAGCAGGAGGTCCACG CGTTGAGCGCAGAGCTGGTGGCCCAACTGCTGGTCCGGGACCAGCTGAGGACCAAGCAGGACGCCATGCTGCTGGACGTCCAGGACCTGACCTGA
- the LOC114153779 gene encoding uncharacterized protein LOC114153779 isoform X2, translating to MRRTGLRTENVWEEEEEDVRSGRVAVSTSRLNHRNLQLCFINNSDSEDDDEEEGAERKVPMGAGHNGCHGSGLKQEVAAALRALRDDLLAEQRQQEVCVCVCVSEPGQLQWCRPAETSGAQRAAGSERDAADRPAGGAAAGGPRVERRAGGPTAGPGPAEDQAGRHAAGRPGPDLTPKPEPGRATVGSGCCSPSRGKPTDQGPKEPPGRAGRNQNLVITDLRLCSAGSGEPLIDPDRNSISLIRNESISLFNSVFISDQIQVKV from the exons ATG AGGAGGACGGGTCTGAGGACGGAGAACGtctgggaggaagaggaggaagacgtCAGGAGTGGACGAGTCGCCGTCTCCACGTCAcg GCTGAACCACCGGAACCTGCAACTCTGCTTCATTAACAACAGCGACAGcgaggatgatgatgaggaggaaggagctgagaggaag GTTCCCATGGGAGCAGGACacaatggttgccatggcagcgggttgaaacaggaagtggcagcAGCTCTGAGAGCGCTGAGAGACGATCTGCTGGCtgagcagaggcagcaggag gtgtgtgtctgtgtgtgtgtgtcagagccAGGCCAGCTGCAGTGGTGTCGCCCAGCGGAAACATCTGGAGCACAGAGAGCTGCAGGATCTGAGCGAGACGCAGCTGATCGGCCTGCGGGGGGCGCTGCAGCAGGAGGTCCACG CGTTGAGCGCAGAGCTGGTGGCCCAACTGCTGGTCCGGGACCAGCTGAGGACCAAGCAGGACGCCATGCTGCTGGACGTCCAGGACCTGACCTGACTCCAaaaccagaaccgggccgagCTACTGTCGGGTCAGGATGCTGCTCTCCGTCCCGGGGGAAACCAACGGACCAAGGTCCAAAAGAACCACCTGGAAGGGCTGgacggaaccagaacctggtcATAACGGACCTCCGGTTGTGCTCAGCGGGTTCTGGAGAACCGCTGATCGACCCAGACCGGAACTCAATCAGTTTGATTAGAAATGAATCAATAAGTTTATTTAACtcagtgtttatttctgatcaGATTCaggttaaagtttaa
- the LOC114153779 gene encoding uncharacterized protein LOC114153779 isoform X6: MEGGTEPAEEEKEKDPNHIPVEHQEFPIMHWEELSQRIAELEKQEQERREKRRTGLRTENVWEEEEEDVRSGRVAVSTSRLNHRNLQLCFINNSDSEDDDEEEGAERKVPMGAGHNGCHGSGLKQEVAAALRALRDDLLAEQRQQEVCVCVCVSEPGQLQWCRPAETSGAQRAAGSERDAADRPAGGAAAGGPR; encoded by the exons atggagggaggaacagaaccagcagaggaggagaaggagaaggatcCTAATCACATCCCAGTGGAACACCAGGAGTTTCCCATCATGCACTGGGAGGAGCTGAGCCAGCGGATCGCTGAGCTGGAGAAGCAGGAGCAGGAGAGGAGGGAGAAG AGGAGGACGGGTCTGAGGACGGAGAACGtctgggaggaagaggaggaagacgtCAGGAGTGGACGAGTCGCCGTCTCCACGTCAcg GCTGAACCACCGGAACCTGCAACTCTGCTTCATTAACAACAGCGACAGcgaggatgatgatgaggaggaaggagctgagaggaag GTTCCCATGGGAGCAGGACacaatggttgccatggcagcgggttgaaacaggaagtggcagcAGCTCTGAGAGCGCTGAGAGACGATCTGCTGGCtgagcagaggcagcaggag gtgtgtgtctgtgtgtgtgtgtcagagccAGGCCAGCTGCAGTGGTGTCGCCCAGCGGAAACATCTGGAGCACAGAGAGCTGCAGGATCTGAGCGAGACGCAGCTGATCGGCCTGCGGGGGGCGCTGCAGCAGGAGGTCCACGGTGA
- the LOC114153779 gene encoding uncharacterized protein LOC114153779 isoform X1 yields MEGGTEPAEEEKEKDPNHIPVEHQEFPIMHWEELSQRIAELEKQEQERREKRRTGLRTENVWEEEEEDVRSGRVAVSTSRLNHRNLQLCFINNSDSEDDDEEEGAERKVPMGAGHNGCHGSGLKQEVAAALRALRDDLLAEQRQQEVCVCVCVSEPGQLQWCRPAETSGAQRAAGSERDAADRPAGGAAAGGPRVERRAGGPTAGPGPAEDQAGRHAAGRPGPDLTPKPEPGRATVGSGCCSPSRGKPTDQGPKEPPGRAGRNQNLVITDLRLCSAGSGEPLIDPDRNSISLIRNESISLFNSVFISDQIQVKV; encoded by the exons atggagggaggaacagaaccagcagaggaggagaaggagaaggatcCTAATCACATCCCAGTGGAACACCAGGAGTTTCCCATCATGCACTGGGAGGAGCTGAGCCAGCGGATCGCTGAGCTGGAGAAGCAGGAGCAGGAGAGGAGGGAGAAG AGGAGGACGGGTCTGAGGACGGAGAACGtctgggaggaagaggaggaagacgtCAGGAGTGGACGAGTCGCCGTCTCCACGTCAcg GCTGAACCACCGGAACCTGCAACTCTGCTTCATTAACAACAGCGACAGcgaggatgatgatgaggaggaaggagctgagaggaag GTTCCCATGGGAGCAGGACacaatggttgccatggcagcgggttgaaacaggaagtggcagcAGCTCTGAGAGCGCTGAGAGACGATCTGCTGGCtgagcagaggcagcaggag gtgtgtgtctgtgtgtgtgtgtcagagccAGGCCAGCTGCAGTGGTGTCGCCCAGCGGAAACATCTGGAGCACAGAGAGCTGCAGGATCTGAGCGAGACGCAGCTGATCGGCCTGCGGGGGGCGCTGCAGCAGGAGGTCCACG CGTTGAGCGCAGAGCTGGTGGCCCAACTGCTGGTCCGGGACCAGCTGAGGACCAAGCAGGACGCCATGCTGCTGGACGTCCAGGACCTGACCTGACTCCAaaaccagaaccgggccgagCTACTGTCGGGTCAGGATGCTGCTCTCCGTCCCGGGGGAAACCAACGGACCAAGGTCCAAAAGAACCACCTGGAAGGGCTGgacggaaccagaacctggtcATAACGGACCTCCGGTTGTGCTCAGCGGGTTCTGGAGAACCGCTGATCGACCCAGACCGGAACTCAATCAGTTTGATTAGAAATGAATCAATAAGTTTATTTAACtcagtgtttatttctgatcaGATTCaggttaaagtttaa